A window of Microbispora hainanensis genomic DNA:
GACGACCGGCTCCAGGACCTGATCGACGGGCTGGAGTTCCGGCCCGTGCTGACCGCCCACCCCACGGAGGCGCGGCGGCGGGCGATCGTCACCGCCATCCAGCGGATCAGCGCCCAGCTCGACGCCTACAACGCCCCCGGACGCGGCGCCGCCGAGCGGGAGGAGGCCCACCGGCGGCTGCTCGAGGAGATCGACATCCTGTGGAGGACCGCCCAGCTCCGCCACACCAGGCTCGACCCGCTCGACGAGGTTCGTACGGCGATGGCGGCGTTCGACGAGACGCTGTTCCGCACGGTGCCGCAGATCTACCGCTCGCTCGACGCGGCGCTCGGCCCCGGCACGGGGACGCGGGAGCCGCTGGCCAAGGCGTACATCCGCTACGGAAGCTGGATCGGCGGCGACCGCGACGGCAACCCCAACGTCACCGCCAAGGTGACCAGGGAGGCCATCCAGATCCAGGCCGAGCACGTGCTGATCGCGCTGGAGAACGCCACCACCCGGATCGGCAGGTCGCTCACCCTCGCCAGCGCCTACACGCCGCCGTCCGCCGAGCTGCGGTCCGCGCTCGCGCAGGCCGAGGACGATCACCCCGACCTGGTGTCGGAGATGGCCACCCGGTCGCCGCGCGAGCCGCACCGCCAGTGGCTGATGTTCGTGGCGGCCAGGATCGCCGCGACCCGCCGCCGCGACCTCGACCTCGCCTACCGCGCGCCCGCCGAGCTGCTGGCCGACCTGCGGCTCGCGCAGGACTCCCTGCGCGGGGCCGGCGCGGTACGGCAGGCGTACGGCGAGCTGCAGCACCTGATCTGGCAGGTCGAGACGTTCGGCTTCCACCTGGCCGAGCTGGAGGTGCGCCAGCACTCGGCGGTGCACGCGGCGGCGCTCAAGGAGATCGCCTCCGGCACGCTGTCGGAGCGCACCGAGGAGGTCCTGGCCACGATCCGGGTGATCGGATGGATCCAGGAGCGCTTCGGCGTGGCCGCCTGCTCCCGCTATGTCGTGTCGTTCACCCGCTCCGCCGACGACATCGCGGCCGTCTACGAGCTGGCCAGGCACGCCCTGGGCGACCGCGCCCCGGTGCTCGACGTGGTCCCGCTGTTCGAGTCGGGTGAGGACCTCGACAACTCCACCGTCGTGCTGGAGGGCATGGTCAAGCTGGAGCCCGTACGCCGGCGGCTCGCCGACAACGGGCGGCGCATGGAGGTCATGCTCGGCTACTCCGACTCGGCCAAGGAGCTCGGCCCGGCGGCGGCCACGCTGCGCCTTTACGACGCGCAGGCGGCGCTGACCGCCTGGGCCGCGGCCAACGACGTCAGGCTCACGCTCTTCCACGGCCGGGGCGGCGCGCTCGGCCGGGGCGGCGGCCCGGCCAACCGGGCGGTGCTCGCCCAGGCCCCGGGATCGGTCGCCGGCCGGTTCAAGGTCACCGAGCAGGGCGAGGTCATCTTCGCGCGCTACGGCCACTCGGCGATCGCCAAGCGGCACATCGAGCAGGTCACCAACGCCGTGCTGCTCGCGTCCACCTCGGCGGTGGAGTCGAGCACGGCCGCGGCGGCGGCGAAGTTCCGCCGGATGGCCGAGACCGTGGCCGGCGCCTCCGAGCGCGCCTATCGGGCGCTGACCGAGGCACCGGGCTTCCCCGAATGGTTCGCGCTGGTCAGCCCGCTTGAGGAGATCGGCTCGCTGCGGCTCGGCTCCCGTCCCGCGCGGCGCGGCCTCGGCGCGCCCCGCTCGCTCGACGACCTGCGGGCCATCCCGTGGGTGTTCGCCTGGGCCCAGACGCGGGTCAACCTCCCCGGCTGGTACGGCCTGGGCAGCGGCCTGGCCGCCGTGGTCACCGACGGCGGGATGGCCGAACTGCGCTCGGCCTACAAGGAGTGGCCGCTGTTCGCCTCGATGCTCGACAACGCGGAGATGTCGCTGGCCAAGACCGACCGCTCGATCGCGTCCCGCTATCTGGCCCTGGGCGGCCGCAGCGACTTCGCCGAGCAGGTCCTGGAGGAGTACGACCTGACGAGGCGGCTGGTGCTCGAAGTGACCGGCCACGCCCGCCTGCTGGAGAACCGGCGCGTGCTGTCGCGGGCCGTGCAGCTCCGCGACCCCTACGTGGACGCGCTCAGCCACCTCCAGCTCCGGGCGCTGTCGGCGCTGCGGGCGCCGGGCGACCTTTCGGAGGAGGAGCGCGAGCGCCTGTCCACGCTGCTGCTGCTCAGCGTGAACGGCGTCGCGGCCGGCCTGCAGAAC
This region includes:
- a CDS encoding phosphoenolpyruvate carboxylase, translating into MAAIAPAERHNAVAEMPDELRADVRLLGGLLGQVIAEHGGPELLADVERLRKAVIAARRRETTADEVAALVAEWPVDRAVQIARAFTCYFHLANLAEEHYRIRILRQRDRDDVPLRESLAEAVQRLRGDDRLQDLIDGLEFRPVLTAHPTEARRRAIVTAIQRISAQLDAYNAPGRGAAEREEAHRRLLEEIDILWRTAQLRHTRLDPLDEVRTAMAAFDETLFRTVPQIYRSLDAALGPGTGTREPLAKAYIRYGSWIGGDRDGNPNVTAKVTREAIQIQAEHVLIALENATTRIGRSLTLASAYTPPSAELRSALAQAEDDHPDLVSEMATRSPREPHRQWLMFVAARIAATRRRDLDLAYRAPAELLADLRLAQDSLRGAGAVRQAYGELQHLIWQVETFGFHLAELEVRQHSAVHAAALKEIASGTLSERTEEVLATIRVIGWIQERFGVAACSRYVVSFTRSADDIAAVYELARHALGDRAPVLDVVPLFESGEDLDNSTVVLEGMVKLEPVRRRLADNGRRMEVMLGYSDSAKELGPAAATLRLYDAQAALTAWAAANDVRLTLFHGRGGALGRGGGPANRAVLAQAPGSVAGRFKVTEQGEVIFARYGHSAIAKRHIEQVTNAVLLASTSAVESSTAAAAAKFRRMAETVAGASERAYRALTEAPGFPEWFALVSPLEEIGSLRLGSRPARRGLGAPRSLDDLRAIPWVFAWAQTRVNLPGWYGLGSGLAAVVTDGGMAELRSAYKEWPLFASMLDNAEMSLAKTDRSIASRYLALGGRSDFAEQVLEEYDLTRRLVLEVTGHARLLENRRVLSRAVQLRDPYVDALSHLQLRALSALRAPGDLSEEERERLSTLLLLSVNGVAAGLQNTG